Within Actinomycetota bacterium, the genomic segment ATAACATAAACTGGAACAGTGTGTTAGCAGGTGCAAACACCTTCTAGCTCTAAAGAAATTTCAAAATATACCCATGTTTAAAGCAGCTGAACTTGTTTCTAAGTTGACGTAAAAATGCAGCGTTAAAATGAGGTTGCTTCGCTGCGCTCGCAATGACGGGAGAAGATGGGCATAAAATAGTGCCGAGGGCGGGAGTCGAACCCGCATGCCTATAAAAGGCACCGGTTTTTGAGACCGGAGCGTATTCCTATTCCGCCACCTCGGCACGCGCCTGTACGGCAAGTTTATTATATGTTAGCTGGTAGTTTAAGGTCAAGCAAATATCTTTTTACAAAACGGAAAGATATTTTTCGATTTCATAAGAGGAGATTGTCCTTCGGTACCTATCCCATTCGATCTTTTTGTTTTCGATGAAATGGGCAAAGACGTGTTCACCGAGGGCTTTCCGAACCACCTCACTTTTTTCCGCCAATGTTATTGCCTCTATGAGACTCCCGGGAAGCATTCCTATATTCCTTTTCCTTCGCTCTTCTTCGGTCATTAAATAAACATTTTCCTCGATGGGATCGGGGGGCTTGTATCCCTTTTGGATACCCTCCAAACCGGCGACGAGCATTACGGAAAAGGCGAGATAAGGGTTGCAAGCCGGATCTGGACTTCGCAGTTCAATCCGCATTGCCTCTTCCTTTCCCGGTTTGTACATGGGAACTCTTATCATATCCGATCTATTAAGGTAAGCCCAAGTTATGTAGACTGGAGCTTCGTAGCCGGGAACCAATCGCTTATAGGAATTCACCCATTGATTGGTGACTGCCGTGTATTCCGGAGAATGCTTCATCAATCCGGCGATGAAACTCTTGGCGGTATCCGAGAGATGATATTTATCCTTTGGATCGAAGAAGGCATTGCGACCATCTTTGAACAGGGACATGTGAGTATGCATCCCGGAACCATTCTCTCCATAGATGGGTTTGGGCATGAAGGTGGCATAACACCCATTTCGGCAGGCAATTTCCTTGACCACGAATCGGTAGGTCATCACCTTGTCCGCCATCCTCAAGGCTTCGTCGTATCGAAGGTCGATTTCGTGTTGGGATGGAGCGACTTCATGATGGGCGAATTCGACTCCAATGCCCATCGCTTCAAGTGCAAGGACGGTTTGTTGACGCAGTCCTATGGCTTCATCGCGGGGGATTAGGTCGAAGTATCCTCCACTATCGAGTACCTCAGGCTGGTTTGGGGATTTAAAATAAAAAT encodes:
- a CDS encoding glutamine synthetase family protein, yielding MEKAIRDQKDILKIVEEKDIKFMELWFTDILGFLKSFTITKEELGKAFDEGMGFDGSSVEGFARIEESDTLAVPDPTTFAILPWQPGDKKVARMFCDIFCPDGRSFEGDPRYILKKNLEKAKEMGFTFHLGPELEYFYFKSPNQPEVLDSGGYFDLIPRDEAIGLRQQTVLALEAMGIGVEFAHHEVAPSQHEIDLRYDEALRMADKVMTYRFVVKEIACRNGCYATFMPKPIYGENGSGMHTHMSLFKDGRNAFFDPKDKYHLSDTAKSFIAGLMKHSPEYTAVTNQWVNSYKRLVPGYEAPVYITWAYLNRSDMIRVPMYKPGKEEAMRIELRSPDPACNPYLAFSVMLVAGLEGIQKGYKPPDPIEENVYLMTEEERRKRNIGMLPGSLIEAITLAEKSEVVRKALGEHVFAHFIENKKIEWDRYRRTISSYEIEKYLSVL